A genomic segment from Clostridia bacterium encodes:
- a CDS encoding DUF3786 domain-containing protein — translation MAENLTNAALGHLQARQEILEVFRRVTNPEQLAETSGAAFMARDGGGVFVLPYYGEEIQINYPGGEISNKTTGQAVPVKDQIVLLNYLVNAVAVQERDEWKTFKELSAAPHHWNVFIPEAIEALAKGFGNDLKAFQQVAPKLGGRPVSLGDVGYRFAVLPRIVLQIGLWEGDEEFPAHSTILFNTTATMQADTATLFSLAIGLVRRLLYLAGKRAHP, via the coding sequence GTGGCTGAAAACTTAACCAATGCCGCTCTAGGCCACCTGCAGGCACGGCAGGAAATCCTAGAGGTCTTTCGCCGGGTAACGAATCCGGAGCAGCTGGCGGAAACCAGTGGTGCCGCGTTTATGGCCCGGGATGGGGGAGGAGTGTTTGTGCTTCCTTACTACGGGGAGGAAATACAGATCAATTATCCCGGCGGGGAAATCAGCAATAAGACCACCGGGCAAGCAGTGCCGGTGAAAGACCAGATTGTGCTCTTGAACTACCTGGTTAATGCGGTGGCAGTGCAGGAAAGGGACGAATGGAAGACCTTCAAAGAGCTGTCGGCGGCGCCCCACCACTGGAACGTCTTCATCCCGGAAGCCATTGAGGCTTTAGCCAAGGGATTTGGCAATGATTTAAAAGCGTTTCAACAGGTGGCACCTAAGTTAGGAGGCCGGCCGGTGAGTTTGGGGGATGTGGGATATCGTTTTGCCGTGCTGCCCAGGATTGTGCTGCAAATTGGCCTCTGGGAAGGTGATGAGGAGTTCCCTGCCCACAGCACGATTCTTTTTAATACCACGGCTACCATGCAAGCAGATACGGCAACCCTTTTTTCCCTGGCCATCGGCTTGGTAAGAAGGCTCCTCTACCTGGCAGGCAAGCGTGCCCACCCGTAG
- a CDS encoding class I SAM-dependent methyltransferase yields the protein MDLKDSMLDKVRQAAFWEELWHNSDPQQKQPLDRDKSIAMWNNRAQQFAENTARNQNNIAKREAVFRFLADCGVDLAGATILDIGSGPGNYTIPMAKVAKEVVALDPAPQMLEIVKTRAEAEGLGNISYMAVPWEDVDLDALGWRGKFDLVFASVVPGVKDVPTLRKMMAASRKHCYLSKFAGERKNNLQHKIWQRLMGRARNLHAMDVFLPWNYLYTMGYYPHLKFIASNWENIEPIAVMEARMCDWFARFNDLPGHYWQVIREVLEEEAVDGLVKEEVKSHLGLMVWEV from the coding sequence ATGGACCTCAAAGACAGCATGTTAGATAAGGTAAGACAGGCGGCATTTTGGGAAGAATTATGGCATAACAGCGATCCCCAACAAAAGCAGCCCCTGGACCGGGATAAATCCATTGCCATGTGGAATAATCGAGCACAGCAGTTTGCCGAGAACACCGCCCGTAACCAGAACAACATCGCCAAGCGGGAAGCGGTTTTTCGTTTCCTAGCCGATTGTGGCGTCGATCTCGCGGGAGCCACCATATTGGATATTGGCTCGGGGCCGGGCAACTATACGATACCCATGGCTAAGGTGGCCAAAGAGGTGGTGGCGCTGGACCCTGCGCCCCAAATGCTGGAGATTGTGAAAACCAGAGCGGAAGCTGAGGGATTAGGAAATATCAGTTATATGGCGGTTCCCTGGGAAGATGTGGACCTGGACGCCTTAGGATGGCGGGGCAAGTTTGACCTGGTGTTCGCTTCCGTGGTACCCGGGGTGAAAGATGTTCCCACCTTAAGGAAGATGATGGCCGCTTCCCGAAAACATTGCTATTTGAGTAAATTCGCCGGGGAAAGAAAAAACAACCTGCAGCATAAAATCTGGCAAAGGCTGATGGGCAGGGCCAGGAACCTGCACGCGATGGATGTTTTCTTGCCGTGGAATTACTTGTATACGATGGGCTATTATCCGCACCTGAAGTTTATCGCCAGTAATTGGGAAAACATTGAACCTATTGCCGTGATGGAGGCCAGGATGTGCGACTGGTTTGCCAGGTTCAATGATTTGCCCGGCCATTACTGGCAGGTCATCCGGGAAGTGTTGGAGGAAGAAGCGGTGGACGGCTTGGTGAAAGAAGAAGTGAAAAGCCACCTGGGTCTCATGGTATGGGAGGTATAA
- a CDS encoding ferrous iron transport protein A has protein sequence MITPLHRWPAGKPARVAELTAPGLLRRRLLDLGFVPGAIVTVVRRAPWGDPTAYLVRGAVVALRREEAGFILVGDLSP, from the coding sequence ATGATCACGCCATTGCATCGATGGCCGGCCGGCAAACCCGCCCGGGTAGCAGAGCTGACTGCTCCCGGCCTGTTAAGAAGGCGGCTGTTAGATTTAGGCTTTGTGCCCGGTGCGATAGTTACCGTCGTGCGCCGGGCGCCTTGGGGCGATCCCACGGCTTACCTGGTGCGAGGTGCGGTGGTGGCACTGCGCCGGGAGGAAGCCGGCTTTATTCTGGTGGGAGACTTATCCCCTTGA